CACTGCGTCGTGAGTAAATAAGACTGTTTCTGACTGTAATAGCAAAATGAGGGCCTGGACTAATAAGAGAAACAAAAAACAAAATAAGGAGAGGCAAGATGCTTGTAAACTGCGATATAGATGACATAAAAAATCCTTACAGCTTAAAATGAGTTTCATGCAAGTTCATAGCTGACTTTTAAAAGAGCTTGCTTCTGTTTACTTTGATGGGTGCAATTATTTTATAAAATAAATAGAAATATGAAAGTATTTTAATTAAATAATAAATTTTATGCAAATATTTAATGGAATTCTCTGCCTTTATTAGTTAAAATAGTATAAAAATGAAAGTAATTATAATAATGAGGTTATTATGGATTCTAATCCTATTGATTTATTAAGACACTTTTCCAGAAAATTAGTTCGTGAATTAGGAATGTTGCAACTGAATAAAGTCGATAAGAAAGAACAGCCATCTTATTGGCATGCTTTAATAGAGATTAATAAAGCATCTGATCTGACTATTTCCAAACTAAGCCAATTACTATTGGTTTCATTACCCACAGTTTCTCGCATTGTATGTGCATTAATTAAAAATGGATTAGTAACAATAAGAGAGGGATCAGACAAACGGGAAAGATTTCTAAGTGTTACAGAAAAAGGAAAAGACAAAATCTATTATATTGATGAATACTCTAATACAAAAATCAAAAGAGCCTTCTATTTTTTAACTATTGAAGACCGGGAGCAATTGATTCATTCCATTGAAAAATATGCTAATGCTTTGGAGCAAGGTCGAATAATTCGGGAGCAAGTTAAGATTTTAAGGCTTTCTACGTCACGTACTTTACGAAAACAAATAATTCATTTGATTGAACAAATCCAGGTTAATGAGTTTCATCTTCCTGTTACCTCGGAAATAAACGCTCCTATTCTTAAAGCAGAAGAAGAATATTGTTATCACCAATCCTGTAATTTCTGGTATGCCGTTGATGGTCAGGGTGCAATTATAGGATGTATAGGCCTAAAGAAATTAAATGAAACACAAGGTGAGATAAAAAAATTCTTTGTCATTCCAGAATACCGTGGGTTGGGGATAGCCCAACAATTAATGAATAACTTAATTAAAAATAGTATAAAACATGGTTTTACAAAGTTATTTCTTGGGACCGTTGAACAATTAAGAGCAGCTCGAAATTTTTATTTGAAAAATGGATTTACACCCATCGAGAAAGAATTATTACCTCCACAATTTAAATTGTCTCCAGTTGATACTCATTTTTATCTTGGGGACACTAAAGAAGTGGATAAAATACTGGGTAAGTTATTTTAGTCAGCAAGCTCAGATGTTCACAGCTGTTTCACTGAAGGCTTACTGGATGGAGTGAACTTGTTCACAAACTGCCGCTGTTGGTAAAAAATCCTTATCAAATCCATATTTCTTATTTACTTTATGGTATGACACCAATATTCTTAGTAATTTTTTATTTTTGTATTCCGAGGAGTTTTTAATGGGTTCAGGATATGTCTACCTATTGAAAGATAAAAGATTTTTGCCTCTTTTTCTTACTCAGTTTTTTGGGGCTTTTAACGATAATGCCTTCAAGCTAGCCATGCTTACCATGATAAGTTATCATTTAAGTCATACCCAAGCCCAATCCGAATATTATCAAGCTCTGGCTGGCGCTTTATTCATACTTCCTTTCTTTCTTTTTTCAGCAACATCAGGTCAGATAGCTGATAAATATGATAAAGCCTTAATTGTTCGGTTAATTAAAGTGGTTGAAGTAATTCTGATGATTACGGGCAGTTTTGCATTTTATTATGGTAGTATTTTTTTTATGATGTTGACTTTAACCGGAATGGGCATACATTCTGCTTTTTTTGGACCAATAAAATACGCTATTCTTCCTGATCATTTACCCAAAAAAGATCTGCTTAGAGCAACGGGTCTAATCGAAGCCAGTACTTTTTTAGCTATTTTATTAGGGACGACCCTTGGCACTTTAGCAGTTGGAACAACTAATGCGACTCCAATAATTGCTATTTTTATGACCATATTTATAGCTTTTGCGGGTTTGATTTCCAGTTTATTCATACCAAATGCCCCCTCGAGTGCTGTGAGTTTGAAAGTGGATTTAAACATTTGGCGAGCTACAATGATGATGCTGAAACTAGCCAGTAAAGAGAGTGGTGTTCTATTGGCTATTTTAACTATCTCCTGGTTTTGGCTTATTGGAGCTGTTCTACTTACCAAATTACCTGATTATACCCACTACGTATTAGGTGCCAATACCACTGTCTTTGCTGTATTTCTTGCGTTATTTTCCTTGGGTATTGCTTTTGGTTCTTTGTTGATTAATCGCCTGTTGCAAGGGCGCATTACCCTTGGTTTTGTTCCCTGGGCCATGTTTTTGCTCACTGTTTTTACTGTTGATCTGTTCTTGGCATCGCCTGTTGAGGAAGCTAAAACTCCACTTTTAACCTTGTCATCATTTTTTGCTTATTTTAACCACTGGCGTATAGCTTTTGATCTCTTTATGCTGGCCCTCAGTGCAGGTTTGTTTGTAGTGCCATTGTATGCTTATTTACAAGTTACC
The sequence above is drawn from the Legionella antarctica genome and encodes:
- a CDS encoding MFS transporter yields the protein MGSGYVYLLKDKRFLPLFLTQFFGAFNDNAFKLAMLTMISYHLSHTQAQSEYYQALAGALFILPFFLFSATSGQIADKYDKALIVRLIKVVEVILMITGSFAFYYGSIFFMMLTLTGMGIHSAFFGPIKYAILPDHLPKKDLLRATGLIEASTFLAILLGTTLGTLAVGTTNATPIIAIFMTIFIAFAGLISSLFIPNAPSSAVSLKVDLNIWRATMMMLKLASKESGVLLAILTISWFWLIGAVLLTKLPDYTHYVLGANTTVFAVFLALFSLGIAFGSLLINRLLQGRITLGFVPWAMFLLTVFTVDLFLASPVEEAKTPLLTLSSFFAYFNHWRIAFDLFMLALSAGLFVVPLYAYLQVTSQPETRARTIAANNIYNSLFMVMGTLLVMLLLKLKVAIPQVFLILSLLNLIAALTVWFCLRKQKKIVVREI
- a CDS encoding bifunctional helix-turn-helix transcriptional regulator/GNAT family N-acetyltransferase; protein product: MDSNPIDLLRHFSRKLVRELGMLQLNKVDKKEQPSYWHALIEINKASDLTISKLSQLLLVSLPTVSRIVCALIKNGLVTIREGSDKRERFLSVTEKGKDKIYYIDEYSNTKIKRAFYFLTIEDREQLIHSIEKYANALEQGRIIREQVKILRLSTSRTLRKQIIHLIEQIQVNEFHLPVTSEINAPILKAEEEYCYHQSCNFWYAVDGQGAIIGCIGLKKLNETQGEIKKFFVIPEYRGLGIAQQLMNNLIKNSIKHGFTKLFLGTVEQLRAARNFYLKNGFTPIEKELLPPQFKLSPVDTHFYLGDTKEVDKILGKLF